The Rhodoligotrophos defluvii DNA window TTGCGCTGATGATGAACGATCACCACAGCGATGCCATTGTCGGCCGCCCACTCCTGTAGCGGCACAAGCACAGCGTAGTCGGCATCATACGCATTGTCGGATGAACGACGAATCGGCCTGACTTTCGCGAACGTGTCGATCGCAACCAGCCGGGGACTGTCAACACTCTGTCTCCATGTCTCGAGCTCAGCTAAGCCGGCCTCGTCAAGCCTGGGCAAGCTGTGAGTGATCGTTAGTCGAGAAGGCCAATAAAGGCCTTCCGGCAGCATCTGCTCGATCCGTCGCTGCATCCGTCTTTCATTGTCCTCCAGGGCCGCATAGAGGACGTCCCCTTCCTCGCACATTACAGATCCAAAGGCGGGACCGCCGCACGCCACGGATAGCGCCCAGTCCAGTGTCATCCAGCTTTTGCCGAGCTTCGGACGGCCGGCGAGGATGGTTAGACCTTCCACTATGTATCCCGGCACGACATAGCGCAGGGGCGGAAAGCTCTTACGTTGAAGTTCGTGAGCTGTGTAACCCGCGAAGGTCGGTTTTGCTTTCTTAGCCCTGGCGGAATCAAGCGGAACCAGAGTTGTCATGCCTCCTCCGGCTCACTTGGAGCGAATCCATGGATTCCTAGTCGGGTGGCTACAGCCATGACAAAGGCGAGTTCGGTCAAAGCTGGCCTTAGCTCTTGAGTGTACCTCGTTTTCTTCGCGCCCAAGAAACGCCCAAGATATCCGTGACCCAATCGTGAACGAAAGTGAACGTTTGAGGTCCTAGAAGATCGGCTTTTGGCAGATTTCCGGGCCGGCTTCTCTGTTGACATCGTAGGGGTCACTGGTTCGATCCCAGTACCGCCCACCATCAAAATCAATGACTTAGCTGATTGCTTCTGCGCGACTCATCTGCGCAGGAACCGTCAGATCGATGAAGGCTGCCCGCGGCAGCCCCGGGAAGGTGCCATCGCGCAGCTTCACGAAGAATGTCGCAACCTCTCCTTCAACTCCGTAGCGGGACAGGACAGCTTGACGCTTCCACGCTCCATCACCATCGCCCTGTCGGCCATCGGCAGGGCGATGTCGACATGCTGCTCCACAATCACGATCGCCGTGCCGCGCACTGCCCATCCGCGCAGGAAGTTCAGGATCGGCGGCAGCAGCGCCTGCGCCAGTCCCAGCGAAGGCTCGTCGCACAGAAGCACCTTGGGCTGGGCCACGAAGGCTTGGGCCAGCGCCAGCATCTGCTGTTGCCCGCCAGACAGGCTGCGCGCGGGCTCATTCCTACGCTCCCTGAGTATCGGGAAGACCTCGAACACCTCTTCCGCGGCCCTGTCGAAGGCAGCGCGGTCTCTGCGGATCACGCCGCCCAACCGCAGATTGTCCCACACGCTGATCTCGGGGAACACGCGGTGCCCATCGAGCACGAGGCGCAGCCCATGCCCTGCGATCAGCTCCGGCTTCAGACGGCCGATCTCGCGCCCTTCAAACAGGATCGAGCCGCGCTCGGGCCGGATGAAGCCGCCGATCGTGCGCAGCAGCGTCGACTTGCCGGCGCCGTTCTCGCCAACGATGAGCAGCACCTCGCCCGCTGCGACCTGAAGGCTGACGTCGCGCAGCACAGGCACGCTGCCGTAGCCTGAGTGAAGGTTTCTGACCTCAAGCATGGACCGGCTCTATGAACAGCTTGCGCGCCTCCGGGTTGGAGGCAACTTCCTGCGGCGTGCCCATGGCCACGATCCGTCCGCCCTCCATGACCGCCACCGCATCCGCAACGCGCCAGACGAGGGCCAGATCGTGCTCGACCAGCAGGATCGTCCTGCCGCTCTCGTTGCGCAGGCGGCGGAGCAGCACCTCAAGCTGGCCACGCTCCTCCCGCGACAGGCCGGCGGCCGGCTCGTCCAGAAGGATGATATCCGCGCCGGTCAGGATCACCCGCAGCACCTCGATCGAGCGCCGCTGGCCGTGCGGAATCCGCTCGGTGCCGATATGATCCAGCCGTTCGCGGAGCCCGGACAAGCGTTCATCCGCCGCACCCGATCCTCCGGGGCGATGGCGCGCGGCCTCCGCACCGATGCCGATATTTTCCCAAGCCGTCAGAGAGTTGAAGATGCGCGGCGTCTGGAACGTCCGGCCCACGCCCATCCGGGCCACCGATGCCGGCGACCGGCCGGCGATCGGCTCGCCACGGACCGCGATCGAGCCCGCCGACAGCCGGCTGAAGCCGGTGATGGCGTTGATGAGCGAAGTCTTGCCGGACCCGTTGGCCCCAACCAGCCCGACGATGCGGCCCGCGGGAATGTCGAGGTCGACATTGTCGAGCGCTCGCACGGCCCCGAACGACTTGCTGGCGCCGCGGATCGAGATCGCGGGCTGCCTTTCGCCGCCACCGCCTGATACTGTCGGCAGCGGCAGGTCGTCGGGCGCAAGCTGAATGTCCTTGCCCGCAGCCGCACCGCGGAAGCGCCGCTCCAGCGAGCCGATCAGCCCGTCGGGCATCAGCAGCATCACCAGCAGCGCCACGACGCCGTAAGCGAGCAGGCGGTAATCAACGAACTGGACGAGGAGTACGTTGGGCAGCAGATGCAGCAGGTAGACGCCTGCGAGCGGCCCGAAGATTTGGCCGCGCCCGCCCACGATCACCACCAGGAAGATGAGGATGGACAGTTCGAGGTGGAATGCCGCCGGACTGACGAAGCCGACGATGGGCGGATAGAGTGCCCCGGCCAGGCCGGTCAACGCCGCGACCGCGCAGAACACCGCGGATCGGACCACGCCGGGGCGGATGCCGAGGGTCTGCGCCGATTCGGGGCTCACGCCAGCGATGCGGACCTTGCGGCCCACCGCCGAGCGCCGGATCACGAGATGGCCGGCGACCGCGAGGCAGGCGAGCCCGGTGGCTGCGAGCGACAGCGGTGTGATGCCGAAGAAAAGCGGCTGCTTCCAGGCACCGGCGGGCACGGAGATGCCGTTGATGCCGTTGGTGTAGCGGTCAAGCGAAAAGAGCAGCTCCGGGAACACCATTGCCACGCTGAGCGTGACGAAGCCAAGATAGTAGCCTTGAACCCTGAGCGCCGGGATGGCGTAGATGAGGCCGGCGATAGCGCCCCCAAGCGTGGCGAGGCTGACTGCCGCGATCCAGGACAAACCGTGCATGGACAGCGCCATCGCCGTCACATAGGCCCCGGTGCCAAAAATCGCACCCTGTCCGAACGAGACCTGGTTGGCGTCGTAGGCAGGAAGTTCTGCGCGACGGCGACGACGATAAGCACGTTGACGAATTGGAAGCTGTAGGCCCAGTAGCCGCTACCCGTCAGGTCGGGAATCAGCCCCGTAAGGACGATGCAGACGAGTGCCGCGGCCAGCTGAATGTTTTCGGAGTTGAATGTTGGGCGCATCGCGGTCGGCCTCTCAGAACCGGCGCGCTGTATGTGCACCGAACAGGCCACTCGGCCGAAGGAGCAGGATCAGCGTCAGGATGATCAAGGAGACGAAACCCTCGTATTGTCCGCCAAACTGGTAGGTGGCGATCATGGCGATGATGCCCACCACCGGGCCGCAGACGACGGCGCCGGTCATATTGCCCATGCCGCCGACGACCGCCACGACGAAGCCGGAAATGACGTAGCGGATGCCGGCCTCGGGGCTGATGGAGATGATCGGGGCGGCGGCGTAACCGGCTGTGCCGACGACAAGGCCACTCAGCGCGAAGGCCGCGATTTGCAGGCGGCGAACCCGAAGACCGGCGGCCGCGGCCGCGTCGAGATCCTGCGACAGCGCGCTCAGCGCCAGCCCCTGCAGCGACTTGCGGAAATAGAGGCGCAGCGCCAGGAACCAGGCGAGCGCGAGCGCCGGCAACACGAGATAAGGCATCGACGTGAACATGCCCAGCACTTGGAACGACGGCACCCGGCCCACGAATTCGGCCGACCACGGACCGAGCGTCAGCAGCAGCAGCGCACTGATGATGATGGAGACCGATAGCGTCGTGATCAGCCATGACTGCTGCTCGGTCGAGTGCCTGAGCGGCCAAAGCGTGACGACGCCCTGCACCGCCATCAGCGCCGCCATAGAGAGGCCGGCGATGGCCAAGCCCAGGAACCAGACCGGCGTACCGTAGCCGCCAGCGGAGAACCAGGCGCCAATCAGGCCGCCGAGGACGAGCATGCCGCCCTGCGCGAAGTTCAGGATATGGGTCGCCTGATAGATGACGTTCAGGCTGATGGCGATCAGCGCGAAGATCGCGCCAAGGCCCAAGCCTCGCATCGATATGAAGACAAGCTCGTCGAACACGGTTCCTGCCCGGCCGGAAAAGGATCGGAAAGGGCGGCAGGCCGAGACCCGCCACCCTTTGTGCATACCGGCGTGCTCAGCAGCCGGAACGTCTCATCAGGCCATCGGCGCGCGTCTCGTTGGGGCGGTCGACGATCGCCAGCTCGTCGGGACCGAACAGGAAGTGGCTTTCGCTGCTCGGCGAGATCGCGCCGTGGATCAGCGGCACCTTTGAGCCCTCCGTCTCGATCCACTTCGCGAGCGTCGGCCCGTCGGTGCCGCCGGTCGCCTCGATGCCGGCGGCGAGCAGCTTGACGGCGTCATAATACTCGCTGGCGAGGCTGACCGAAACCTTGCCGGCCTGGTCGGGCGCGAAGGCTTCCAGAGCACGCGAGAACTCGGCATAGGGGCTCGCGCCCTCCGCGTCGTCGGCGCAGTAGGTCATGCCCTTGTAGGCGACGCTGTGGACGTTCTCGAAGGCTTCGGCGCCCACCGAGCGGGCGATGGCCGGCGCATAGACCGACATGGCGGTGGCGCCGACCACCTTCGGCTGCCAGCCGACCTGGGCGAGCGTCTTCAGCATCCGCCCCCCGTCCTCGACGGTGCTGGTGAAGAAGATCACCGCACCCGGGGCCGCCCGGCGCAACGACAGGATCTGCGGCGACAGGTCGTCGGCGCGGAAGCGGTACTCCTGTTCCGCGGCGAGCGCGATGCCGCGCGCCTCGAGGTTCTTCTTCACCTCCGCGACGCCCGAACGCGACTGGCCACCATCGTCGGCAAGGATGCCGACCGTCTTCACGCCGAGCTGGTCGGCGACGTAGTCGACCATCACCTTGGCCGCCGTGGCGGCGCTGGTGTTGAACGAGAAGTGATAGGGTCCGACTTCGGGGGTCAGCGCCGCCGTGCCTGCATTGGTGATCTGTACCACCTTTGCTTGCGTGGCCACCTCGACGGCCGGCACCGCCTCCTGGCTGACGAGCGGCCCGATCAGGATGTCGATGTTCTCGCGTTCGATAAGGCGGCGCGCCTCGCCAGCGGCGGTGGTCGGGTTGGACTGGGTGTCACCGCGCACGATCTCGATCTGACGGCCGAGCACGCCGCCGGCGGCATTGATCTCGGCGACGGCCATGTCGACGCCGATGGTCAGGGCGGCGCCGATGGCCGCCCCCGGACCCGTCGCCGAAGGCAGGACGCCGAAGCGGATGGGTTCCTGCGCCCGCACGCTGGACATGCCCACGGCCAAGCCGGCGATAGCCATGCCGAGCACGAGCGCGCTCGCCTTGAGCAGGCCGCGTCGCCGACGGTCCGGTGAACGCTCATTCGAATAGACTGCGTGTGCGATGGTGGTCATGATTTCCTCCCTGAACCACTGCGAACCCTGCCTAATCGGCACGGCGCGTCGGCATTCTCTGACTGATGCATCTTCCGCCTCGTGGCCAAATTTTGTAACATTCGTTCGATTTTTGTGTCAATCAGGCTTTTCTCCGCGCATGATCTTCTCAGAAAGGCGGGGAGATCTGAGGTGCCATGCGCGCTTGAATGTTTTTCTAACTGTTATTAGAAGATCACAAGACGGTATCGGGAGGAGAGTTCGTGACGGAACGGCATAAATTGGCCATCGTGGTGGGGGGCGCGCGTGGCATCGGCCGTGCCGTGTGCATGGCAGTAGCGCACCTCTACCAGACCGTGGGCATCGTCTATCAGAGCGACCATGAGGCCGCCGCGCTCACCGCCGGGCGCATCAACGCCGCGGGCGCAGCCGCGCGGCCGATGCAGCTCGATATCCGCGATGCCGATGAGGTGGCGAAGGCGATCGAAGCGGCGGCCCGCGACTGCGGCTCGCTCGATCTAATCGTCCACAGCGCCGGCGCCCGTTCGGCCTGGAAGCCTGTCCGCGAGCTATCGCCCGCCGAGTGGTCGGAGCTGATCGACGTCGATCTCAACGGCTTCTTCAACGTCGTCAGCCCCGCGCTCAGGATCATGCATGCCCAGAGGCACGGCAACATCGTCGCCGTCACCTCGATCGCGGCGCGGGCGGCCTCGCCACGTTCGGCGCAGACGGCCGCCGCCAAGGCTGGCGTCGAGGCGATGATCCGGGTCATCGCGCGCGAGGAAGGGCGCAACGGCATCAGGGCCAATGCGGTCGCCGCGGGACTGACCGACACTGACCAGGGCCGCGACGCCATGCGGCATTGGGGAGACGACATGACCGGACGCATCATCGCTCAGTCGGCGCTGCGGCGCGTCGGCACACCCGAAGAGGTGGCACAGGTCGTTGCCTTCCTGGCCTCGCCGGCCGCGTCATACATCACCGGCCGCGTCATCGCCGCCGACGGCGGCCAGTTCATCAGCGCGTGAGCCAGAGGAGGTACGGCGGTGGCGACCGGTTTCGAAGAGTTCCGGCTCGGCAGGCAGTTCGGGCTGACCGCGGACCAGACCGAGCTGTGCGATCACGCCAGCGACTATTTCAAGGCGGTTCTTCACCCGCTCCAGCAGCGCATGGACGACGAGGAATGGTGGCCGGCTGAGACGTTTCGCGAGGTTGCGGCCATGGGCTATCTCGGCACCACCATTCCGCCGGAGTATGGCGGCCAGGGCCTCGACTACCTGTCCTCGGGTTTGATCTGCGAGGTGATGGCCTACTGGAACCCGGCCTTCGCCTTTTCCTGGCTCAACGCCGACAATCTTGTCATGGACAACCTTTACCGCAACGGAAATGAGCAGCAACGCAGGCGCTTCCTGCCGCGGTTGTGCACCGGAGAGCTGGTTGGCGCGCTGGGCATGACCGAGCCCGGTGCGGGATCGGACGCGCTCGGCTCGATGAAAACCAGCGCCCGGCGCGACGGCGACGCTTATGTGGTGAGAGGGACAAAACTGTTCATCACCAACGGGCCGATCGCCGACCTCGTGCTGGTCTACGCCCGCACCGACCCGACCATGGGCCGTTCCAAGGGTATTTCGGCGCTGATTGTCGAGAAGGAGTCCGGCGGTTTCAGAGTCGCGCAGAAGCTCGACAAGATGGGCTTTCGCGGCAGTCCGACCGGCGAGCTGGTCTTCGAGGACTGCCGGGTGCCGGCAGCGAACCTGCTCGGCGAGGAGAATCGCGGCCACATCATCATGCATTCGGGTCTCGACCTCGAGCGGGTGCTGTCGGCTATGCTGTGCATCGGGCCGGCCCGGCGCGCACTCGACCTCGCTATCGACCACGCCAAGCTGCGCGAGCAGTTCGGTAAGCCGATCGGCTCGTTTCAGATGATCCAGGCCAAGCTGGCAGAAATGTATGTGGCGCTCGAATCGGCGCGCACCTTCGTCTATCGCGTGCTCGATGCCTGCAACAGCGTGCAGGACGGCGATCTCGGCCGCGGCCGCATTCACAAGCTGGCGGCCGCTGCTCTATACAAGGCGGCCGAGGCCGGAAAGTTCGTGATGGACGAAGCCGTGCAGATCCACGGCGGCTCCGGCTACATGCGCGACACTGAGATCAACCGCCTCTACCGCACCACCAAGGTGATGGAGATCGCCGCCGGCTCCCAGGAGATCAGGCGCCTGATCATCGCCGGCGACTTGCTGAAAGGCTGAATTTCGTGTTCTGGCTACATGGATCAGGCGCGTTGGGTGCGGCGGGCATTCGTTCGCCGGCATGGAAATGCAGGTTTGATGACGATGGATAGTGGACCCGTTCGCAAGCGGCGCAGGCGTGAAGCGGAAAAGGTGTCGAAGGCCGACATATCACGCGAGCGTGTGCTGATCGCGGCCGCGCGCATCTTCAGCGTGCGCGGCTATGCTGGAACGACCATGCGCGACATCGCCAAGGGCGCGGGTCTGCAGGCGGGAAGCCTCTACTACTACTACCCGTCGAAGGACCTTCTGATCGAGGCCGTGCTCGACATGGGCATCCATGGCGTGTCAAACGCCGTCTACAGCACCATCGCGGGTCTTCCGCCATCGACCACCTATGCCGACCGTATCCGCGCCGCGGTGCTCGCCCACCTCCAGAGCGTGCTCGAGTTCGGAGACTATGCGCTGGCCTCGCGCCGCGTTCTGGGCCAGGTTCCACCTGACGTTCGGCGCAAGCACGTGCTGCGGCGCGACGCCTATGGCGATTTCTGGGTCAAGCTGCTGGAGGCGGCACGCGGCGCCGGCGAACTCCGCGACGACGTCGACCTGAAGCTCGCCCGTACGTTCATCCTGGGAGCGCTCAACTCCGCGCTCGAATGGTACCGACCGGACGGGATGAGCATTGATGAGGTCGCCTCCCAGTTCAACGCGATGATCTCCGACGGCCTGTTCCGACTGCCGCGGGCCGAAGGCTGAAGCCGCCGCCGCGCCGCCCGGCAATGGTTGCGCGCCGCAGAGATTTGCCATACATTCTAACATGTGTTCGTAAATCTCGCACCGATGCATCCTCCTTGCGTCGGGCGGAAGGACCACGGAGAGCTGATGGACTTCGCCGTTTCGGACCAAATTAAGGCCATTGCCGACGGGCTGTTGCGGTTCGTCGATCAGGTCGTCGTCCCTCTCGAAGTGGAACACGCCGCCATATTTTCGAACAATCGTATGATTTTTGAGGCAGACGGCCGCTATTCCGATCGGGTGCTCGAACTGCGGCGACAGGTGCGCACGAAATCTGCCGAGGCCGGCTACTACACCATGCTGGGCGCCGAGGAGCTTGGCGGCGGCGGTCTCGGCGCCGTCGCGGCCGTGTGGGTGCAGATGCAGCTCGCGCGCCGCTATGGGCCCGAGCGCCACCTGATCCACCATGTGGTTGTGCCCTCGCCCTTCACCAACGGGCTTTCCCCGGTGCTGCGCCATCTCGACAAGGGATTGAAGGAGAGATACCTGCCAGGGATCGCCTCGGGCGAGAAGACGCTCTGCTTCGCGTTGAGCGAACCCGATGCCGGGTCCGACGCGCAGGCGATCCGCACCCGGGCCGATCGCGACGGGGATGATTGGGTGATCACCGGCACCAAGCAGTGGATCACCAATAGCCCCTATGCGGACTACGCCGTTGTCTTCGCCGTCACCGACCGCGAGCAGGCCGAGGGGCGCAAAGGTGGCGTGACAGCCTTCTTCGTCGATACGGCGACACCCGGCTTCAAAGTGACGGCTGTCATTCCGTTGATGGGCCAGGCTGGCGGCGATACCGGCATTATAGCGCTCGATCGGGTGCGCGTCCCCGACCGCAATCGCCTGGGCGAGGCCGGCCAGGGCCTGACCGTCGCCATGCAGGGCATCAATGCCGGCCGTCTCGGCATGGCCGCCACCTGTGTCGGCTATGCCGAATGGGCCCTCGCCATGGCGTCGGACTACGCCGGGACGCGTCGGACCTTCGGCAGGCCGATTGGCGAGCACCAGGCCATCCAGCATCACCTCGCGGATATGGCGATGGACGTCTTCGCCGCCAAGAGCATGTTGCTCAACTGCGCGGCTCGCATCGACGCCGGGCTGCCAGCGCGCGGCGAGATCGCCATGGTCAAATGCTTCGCCACCGAAATGCTGTCGCGCTGCATGGACCGTGCGATCCAGGTCCATGGCGCAATGGGGCTGACCAACGAGTTGCGGCTTGAAGCCGGGTACCGCTTTGCGCGCATCATGCGCATCCCGGACGGCACCGCCGAGATGCAACGGCGGACCGTCGCGACGGAACTGTTGAGGGGCCGGCTGGAAATCTGACGCGAGAGATGCCGCGGCGCGGCAGAAGATCGCTGGCCGGGAGCTTGGGAGGAACAATGGCTTTTGCTGCAAGCGCGCATCACCGCGAGATCGAGGAGGCGGTCGGGCGGATATGCCAGGACTTTGATGATGGCTACTGGCTGGCGAAGGACACGGAGGGTGTGTTCCCACACGAGTACTACCGTGCGATCGCGGAAGGCGGCTGGCTCGGCATCGCCATGCCCGAAGAATATGGCGGGGCCGGGCTTGGCATCACGGAAGCTGCCGTCATGATGCGCACGATCGCCGAATCCGGCGCCGGGATGTCGGGAGCATCGGCGGTCCACATGAACATATTCGGCCTCCAGCCTGTGGTCGTCTTCGGCACTGCGGAGCAGAAGGCGCGGATGCTGCCGCCGCTGATCCGTGGCGAGGAGAAGGCGTGCTTCGCCGTCACTGAGCCCGATGTCGGCCTCAACACCATCCGGATCAAGACGCGAGCCGTCCGTGACGGCGACCGTTATCTGCTCAGCGGCCAGAAGATATGGATCTCGACCGCGCAGGTCGCACACAAGATGCTGATTCTCGCCCGCACGGGCGAGGTGGAAGAAGAGGGCCACAGGGGACTCAGCCTGTTCTACACCGACCTCGACCGGTCGAAGGTCGAAGTCCGCGCGATCCACAAGCATGGGCGGCACGCCGTCGATTCCAACATGCTGTTCCTCGAAGGCGTCGAGGTGCCGGCGGCAGACCTGATCGGCGTCGAGGGCGAGGGTTTCCGGCAGATACTGCACGGGCTCAATCCGGAGCGCATCCTGATCGCGTCCGAAGCAGTTGGTCTCGGCCACGCGGCGCTGCGGCGGGCTTGCCAGTATGCGCGCGAGCGCGTCGTCTTCGACCGGCCGATCGGCCAGAACCAAGGCATCCAGCATCCGCTCGCCCGATGCTGGATGAATCTCGAGGCGGCGTGGCTGATGGTGCTGGAGGCGGCCCGCCGCTATGACGCGGGCGAGGAATGCGGCGCCCAGGCGAACACGGCGAAATTCCTTGCTGCCGAGGCCGCCTACGAGAGCTGCCAGACCGCGGTGATGACCCATGGTGGCATGGGCTATTCGGCCGAGTACCACGTCGAGCGTTACCTGCGCGAATGCCTCATTCCCAGGATCGCGCCAGTCAGCCCGCAGATGATCATGAACTTCGTGGCGGAGAAGGTGCTGGGTCTGCCGAAATCCTACTAGAGCATTTTCGAGCGAAGTGGATACCGGTTCGCGTGAAGAAAATGCGGCCATGCAAGACCTTGAGACGCGGTTCCGCGATTCGGAGAAAAGCGGAAACGCTCTCTAGGCTGGCGATCGGGAGTATTCATGTCGAGACTTGCAGCTTGCACCATCCATGACGGCGTCGCCGTCGTCACCATCGACAACCCACCGGTCAACGCGCTCGGCGCACGGTTGCGTGGAGACCTTTTCGCAGTGCTCTCGGAAGTGGTCGCTTCGCCGGAGGTCGCCGCGATTGTGCTCACGGGCTCGGGACGCAACTTCGTCGCCGGCGCCGACATCTCTGAAATCGGCCGGCCGCCCGTGGAGCCCACGGTCACCTCGATCATCGAGTTGATCGAAGATTGCGAGCGGCCAACCATCGCGGCGATCAACGGCAACGCGCTCGGCGGCGGGCTGGAACTGGCTATGGCGTGCCATTATCGCGTGGCCACGCCCGAAGCCCGTCTCGGCCTGCCGGAAGTCCGGCTGGGGCTTCTTCCCGGCGCGGGCGGAACCCAGCGG harbors:
- a CDS encoding SDR family oxidoreductase codes for the protein MTERHKLAIVVGGARGIGRAVCMAVAHLYQTVGIVYQSDHEAAALTAGRINAAGAAARPMQLDIRDADEVAKAIEAAARDCGSLDLIVHSAGARSAWKPVRELSPAEWSELIDVDLNGFFNVVSPALRIMHAQRHGNIVAVTSIAARAASPRSAQTAAAKAGVEAMIRVIAREEGRNGIRANAVAAGLTDTDQGRDAMRHWGDDMTGRIIAQSALRRVGTPEEVAQVVAFLASPAASYITGRVIAADGGQFISA
- a CDS encoding ABC transporter substrate-binding protein, whose protein sequence is MTTIAHAVYSNERSPDRRRRGLLKASALVLGMAIAGLAVGMSSVRAQEPIRFGVLPSATGPGAAIGAALTIGVDMAVAEINAAGGVLGRQIEIVRGDTQSNPTTAAGEARRLIERENIDILIGPLVSQEAVPAVEVATQAKVVQITNAGTAALTPEVGPYHFSFNTSAATAAKVMVDYVADQLGVKTVGILADDGGQSRSGVAEVKKNLEARGIALAAEQEYRFRADDLSPQILSLRRAAPGAVIFFTSTVEDGGRMLKTLAQVGWQPKVVGATAMSVYAPAIARSVGAEAFENVHSVAYKGMTYCADDAEGASPYAEFSRALEAFAPDQAGKVSVSLASEYYDAVKLLAAGIEATGGTDGPTLAKWIETEGSKVPLIHGAISPSSESHFLFGPDELAIVDRPNETRADGLMRRSGC
- a CDS encoding acyl-CoA dehydrogenase family protein, yielding MAFAASAHHREIEEAVGRICQDFDDGYWLAKDTEGVFPHEYYRAIAEGGWLGIAMPEEYGGAGLGITEAAVMMRTIAESGAGMSGASAVHMNIFGLQPVVVFGTAEQKARMLPPLIRGEEKACFAVTEPDVGLNTIRIKTRAVRDGDRYLLSGQKIWISTAQVAHKMLILARTGEVEEEGHRGLSLFYTDLDRSKVEVRAIHKHGRHAVDSNMLFLEGVEVPAADLIGVEGEGFRQILHGLNPERILIASEAVGLGHAALRRACQYARERVVFDRPIGQNQGIQHPLARCWMNLEAAWLMVLEAARRYDAGEECGAQANTAKFLAAEAAYESCQTAVMTHGGMGYSAEYHVERYLRECLIPRIAPVSPQMIMNFVAEKVLGLPKSY
- a CDS encoding AAA family ATPase; translation: MTTLVPLDSARAKKAKPTFAGYTAHELQRKSFPPLRYVVPGYIVEGLTILAGRPKLGKSWMTLDWALSVACGGPAFGSVMCEEGDVLYAALEDNERRMQRRIEQMLPEGLYWPSRLTITHSLPRLDEAGLAELETWRQSVDSPRLVAIDTFAKVRPIRRSSDNAYDADYAVLVPLQEWAADNGIAVVIVHHQRKMDAEDPLDSVSGSTGLTGAADTTLVLSRKSDGVTLYGRGRDIEEIETAMKLDQSRGQWLVLGNAEDVRRSDERKQLLAALQEAGGALGPRDLADVTGISYDNVRQTLVRMARAGEIEKTGRGKYVTLGYSTTCHNGHDHRK
- a CDS encoding branched-chain amino acid ABC transporter permease gives rise to the protein MFDELVFISMRGLGLGAIFALIAISLNVIYQATHILNFAQGGMLVLGGLIGAWFSAGGYGTPVWFLGLAIAGLSMAALMAVQGVVTLWPLRHSTEQQSWLITTLSVSIIISALLLLTLGPWSAEFVGRVPSFQVLGMFTSMPYLVLPALALAWFLALRLYFRKSLQGLALSALSQDLDAAAAAGLRVRRLQIAAFALSGLVVGTAGYAAAPIISISPEAGIRYVISGFVVAVVGGMGNMTGAVVCGPVVGIIAMIATYQFGGQYEGFVSLIILTLILLLRPSGLFGAHTARRF
- a CDS encoding TetR/AcrR family transcriptional regulator, producing MTMDSGPVRKRRRREAEKVSKADISRERVLIAAARIFSVRGYAGTTMRDIAKGAGLQAGSLYYYYPSKDLLIEAVLDMGIHGVSNAVYSTIAGLPPSTTYADRIRAAVLAHLQSVLEFGDYALASRRVLGQVPPDVRRKHVLRRDAYGDFWVKLLEAARGAGELRDDVDLKLARTFILGALNSALEWYRPDGMSIDEVASQFNAMISDGLFRLPRAEG
- a CDS encoding ABC transporter ATP-binding protein: MLEVRNLHSGYGSVPVLRDVSLQVAAGEVLLIVGENGAGKSTLLRTIGGFIRPERGSILFEGREIGRLKPELIAGHGLRLVLDGHRVFPEISVWDNLRLGGVIRRDRAAFDRAAEEVFEVFPILRERRNEPARSLSGGQQQMLALAQAFVAQPKVLLCDEPSLGLAQALLPPILNFLRGWAVRGTAIVIVEQHVDIALPMADRAMVMERGSVKLSCPATELKERLRHSS
- a CDS encoding branched-chain amino acid ABC transporter ATP-binding protein/permease; this translates as MGLQLPIRQRAYRRRRRAELPAYDANQVSFGQGAIFGTGAYVTAMALSMHGLSWIAAVSLATLGGAIAGLIYAIPALRVQGYYLGFVTLSVAMVFPELLFSLDRYTNGINGISVPAGAWKQPLFFGITPLSLAATGLACLAVAGHLVIRRSAVGRKVRIAGVSPESAQTLGIRPGVVRSAVFCAVAALTGLAGALYPPIVGFVSPAAFHLELSILIFLVVIVGGRGQIFGPLAGVYLLHLLPNVLLVQFVDYRLLAYGVVALLVMLLMPDGLIGSLERRFRGAAAGKDIQLAPDDLPLPTVSGGGGERQPAISIRGASKSFGAVRALDNVDLDIPAGRIVGLVGANGSGKTSLINAITGFSRLSAGSIAVRGEPIAGRSPASVARMGVGRTFQTPRIFNSLTAWENIGIGAEAARHRPGGSGAADERLSGLRERLDHIGTERIPHGQRRSIEVLRVILTGADIILLDEPAAGLSREERGQLEVLLRRLRNESGRTILLVEHDLALVWRVADAVAVMEGGRIVAMGTPQEVASNPEARKLFIEPVHA
- a CDS encoding acyl-CoA dehydrogenase family protein, with the translated sequence MDFAVSDQIKAIADGLLRFVDQVVVPLEVEHAAIFSNNRMIFEADGRYSDRVLELRRQVRTKSAEAGYYTMLGAEELGGGGLGAVAAVWVQMQLARRYGPERHLIHHVVVPSPFTNGLSPVLRHLDKGLKERYLPGIASGEKTLCFALSEPDAGSDAQAIRTRADRDGDDWVITGTKQWITNSPYADYAVVFAVTDREQAEGRKGGVTAFFVDTATPGFKVTAVIPLMGQAGGDTGIIALDRVRVPDRNRLGEAGQGLTVAMQGINAGRLGMAATCVGYAEWALAMASDYAGTRRTFGRPIGEHQAIQHHLADMAMDVFAAKSMLLNCAARIDAGLPARGEIAMVKCFATEMLSRCMDRAIQVHGAMGLTNELRLEAGYRFARIMRIPDGTAEMQRRTVATELLRGRLEI
- a CDS encoding acyl-CoA dehydrogenase family protein, with translation MATGFEEFRLGRQFGLTADQTELCDHASDYFKAVLHPLQQRMDDEEWWPAETFREVAAMGYLGTTIPPEYGGQGLDYLSSGLICEVMAYWNPAFAFSWLNADNLVMDNLYRNGNEQQRRRFLPRLCTGELVGALGMTEPGAGSDALGSMKTSARRDGDAYVVRGTKLFITNGPIADLVLVYARTDPTMGRSKGISALIVEKESGGFRVAQKLDKMGFRGSPTGELVFEDCRVPAANLLGEENRGHIIMHSGLDLERVLSAMLCIGPARRALDLAIDHAKLREQFGKPIGSFQMIQAKLAEMYVALESARTFVYRVLDACNSVQDGDLGRGRIHKLAAAALYKAAEAGKFVMDEAVQIHGGSGYMRDTEINRLYRTTKVMEIAAGSQEIRRLIIAGDLLKG